The DNA sequence AAAAATCAGATCGTCGAAGCTGGGCACACGCCGTTTCGCACCCATGCCGCGGATCTCGTACAGCCCGTACTCAGCGGCCTGCCGGATGTAAGAGAGGGAATGCTCGTTGAAACTGGCACTCTCTTCGCGTTGAATCGACTTGTCCGAACTCACACTTGCTCTCCGCTGCTGATTTCGTTGCAGTACGTGGTTTAATATTCCTGATGGGCGTCCGCATTCCAGTGATACAGACTGCGGGCCGAACTGACCCGTTTAAATTCGCGGGCGTCATAATTCATCTCCGCCCGGGACAGCAGTTCCGCCACCTTTTCAAAATCGTCTGCCTGCATCTCTTCTTCGCGGGCATCGGCACCCAAACTGTGAATGGATCCGCGGACGTAGATCGTCGCTTCATACAGCGAATCACCCAGATTCGGGCCTGCATCGCCACAGACCACCAGCGTTCCCGCCTGTGCCATGAAGGCAGAGAAGTGACCGACACTCCCCCCGACCACAATCTCGGTCCCTTTCAGCGAAATGCCGCACCGGGAAGAGGCATCCCCTTCAATCACCAGAAGGCCACCATGCCCAGAAGCACCCGCACATTCGGACGCATGTCCTTTCACGCGGACCACGCCCGACATCATGTTCTCCGCGACACTCCAGCCGACGTTTCCGTGAATCGTCACCCGAGCCCGCTGATTCATCCCCGCGATGAAATAGCCCGCGTGCCCCAGGATATCGATCTCCACTTCCTTATCCAGGCCGGCGGCAATGCTGTGCAGACCGTCGGGGTTCAGGATCTCCACCCGCGCGGGGCATTCTTCCAGCAGTTCCCCGTGCAGATACTCGTTGACCTGGCGGACACTCAAGTCGGTTAAATCAAGCTGTTTCAGACTGACCATGAATAAATCTGTTCCGGAGCCGGCTCATACACGTGAGCATGTTTGATATCAGGCAAGTGTGCCAGGGAACGAAATTCCGAACTGACGGCGACATAATCGTCCGTCTCCGCGACCACCGCAGGCTTGCAGGCAAAGGCATCCCGGACGAGCACCAGTTTGTCAGCGGTTGCCATCAGGAAGGTGTAAAAGCCGTCCAGTTCCGCCTGGGCGACTTCGATGGCGGTCTCCAGCGTGTCCCCTTCCCGCATCCGCCATTCCAGAAAACGACAGCCCGCTTCCGTGTCGTTATCCGTTTCAAAGGCGATTCCCAGGCTCTCCAGTTTTCGTCTCACACTGTAAGGGTTCGACAGCGAACCGTTATGCACCAGGCAGAAATCCTCACCGGCTGTAAAGGGATGTGCGTGAGCCGGCGAAACCGCCGATTCGGTCGCCATCCGCGTATGTCCCACAACGTGTGTGCCCACCATTTCCGTAAAGTGGAACCGCCGGGCAATCTCTTCGGGATGCCCTTCGTCTTTGAAGATTTCAATCGCATGTCCTGTCGAGAGCAGATGCACTTCGGGAAACGTCGAATTCAGCCAGGGTTTAAAGATTTCCGGCTGGAGTTCGCTGACGAGTGACGCATGATTTTCGAGAGCGGCGACCGGCGCGGGCAGTCCCAGTTCCTGCTGACAGGATTCAGCCAGCGCCTGCCAGTCAAACTTGCGATCGCGGGTGGAGAGCGCAAACCGTCGGGAGGCAGGCAGTGGACGGTGAAACAGAGCCAGGCCTGCGGAGTCAGGTCCGCGGGTCGCCATGCATTCCAGCATGGGAGTGACGAGTTGTCCCAGACGTTCGCGATCAGCGTCGCGCCTGGCCAAAAAACCGACGATGCCACACACGGACAACAACCCCGGCAAGAGCTCATTTCATGCGAGCGAAACACGAAATGTCAGATTGAAACCGTTCAGGTATTCCACACCCGAAGATACCAGACCGGCCCCCCGGAACCAACTGAACTGTGAGAGATTTGTGATTTTTTTGGGTGGAAGTGTAGAAGACTATCCTACTGCTTGACGTGCCATTTGACGGTAAAGTCTAGCAGGTACGGAATGTTGAAGTCGCCAGATGATGCTCATTGGTCGGTCTCCAGTATGGGAGACATAGTCACAGGGACCTAGGTAGTAATAGGGAGAAGCAAGACCTGAAGAAAGTTTTTTCACTTCACGAACAAATAATAGTGGTGTGTAACCCTGTTTTTTATGGTTGATGTACCGCTGCCCTGTGGGGGATCCGGATGAAGTATTGCTTTGCGATTGCCAGTGAAATAGTTCATGCGAAATTAAATAGTCTTCATACATCGTTGTCGGGGAATACTCTTCTTCCGTTTTTTGTAAAGTGACAAAGAAGGCATCAATCTTTTTATCTTTCAGATGCAATATTCCCTCACGATGGTCTGGCCGATGCGCCAGAGACCAATGCCCTAAACCAACTAGAATTTCATCACGTGTATATTGAGCATGAATAGTTAATGGTCCTGATACTTCAGGAATACGTCCTGCATAATGTGAGGGAGCTTTCTGAAAACAGTAGTCAAGAATTGAGACTAAATCCTGTTTGGCAGACACATTGTCTAATAATCGATTGTGTGACTCTTCAATGTTCCAGCCTAGACCTTCTTTACCCCATAGTGTGACATAGAGCATTTCTAGTGCTTGTTTCTCTTCTTTAGAATACGGCATCAATCCTGATTGGATATGTTTAGTCCAGTATTCGATTTGAGTTGCACAATCAACGTGTATTAACCGACGTAATCCTTTCGCGAGTTGAGTTTCGTCAGAATCAAAAATTGGTTCAATGAGACCTGCTTCTGCGAGCAAACGAGACCAGAGTCCCCGCTTTAATAACTCATCTAGGTTAGTATGTAGATAATCCAAAGCTTCGTGAAGTAATGGACTACGTTCGAGGATTCGTCCTAATTCTTTAATTCGTATGATGATAGTTAGTTTGTTGAGCCGTAATGAATCACGGATATTGTCTAATACACGTTGTTGTGCAACGCGTTCCAATTGAACCACACAACCACTTGGTAAATGAGGGAAACCATGCTCGATTTCGCGATCGAGACGCAGTTCGGGTTTCGTACTGAGTGCACGAAATCTCGATGCAAATTGAAATTCCCGTCGTTGAGCGCCGATGAAATCGAGGATTGTCAAACAATCTTTTTCATCATGGAGACGCATCCCTCGTCCAAATTGTTGAAGAAAGATAGTGAGACTTTCTGTAGGACGAAGAAAAAGAATTGTATCGACTTCAGGAATATCGACCCCTTCGTTATACAAATCGACAACAAAGATAAAGTTGATTTCTCGAGAACGAAGTTGAGCCTGCACTTGGTTTCTTTGGTCATCAGCAGAATCGGCAGTCAACGCAGTTGCAGGGACCCCATGTTCGTTAAAGAATCGAGCCATGAACTCTGCATGAGCTTTACTGACACAAAAACCCAGCCCACGCGAATCCAATGGATTGAGTAGTATTTCGTGTGTTTTTTCTAAAATCAATTGCGCACGGCGATCATTGCCAGTATAAATATGATCCAGATCATCTATCGCATATCCACCTCGTTGCCAGTTCAGATCATCAAGGTTTTCACTATCTGAGACACCAAAGTATTGAAATGGGCAGAGTAATTTGCGATTGATGGCATCAGGTAGCCTGATTTCAGCGCTGGTTCGCCCTCCGAACCATTTTAGGACATCGAGTTGATCGGCCCGCTCTGGTGTTGCGGTCAGACCCAATAGGATATTTGGGCGTACGTGATCCAGTAAACGTTGGTAGCTTGGTGCAGCCGCATGATGAAATTCGTCTACAACGATGTATTCATATTCATCAGTTGGAGATTTCCAAAGTTCACGGGAGTTATAACTCTGAATAGAACAAAATAGATGTTGCTGCTGCGAAGGATCACGACCTCCAACTAAAAGATCCCCAAAGTTCTGATCCCGGAGAACACCGCGAAATGATGCGAGTGCTTGTTTCAGAATTTCTTCCCTGTGGACAATAAACAGTAATGAAGGTTGGCGATCTTCATCTTTGCAGATGCGTGCATAATCGAAGGCGGCTATCATCGTCTTACCCGTTCCAGTAGCGGCAACTACCAGGTGCGTATTTTTCTTTTGGACTTCACGCTCTGCGGCCAGGATGTCCAATATTTCATCTTGAAAAGGGTATGGGCGAATATGAAATGTAGGGAGCATAGATGGATCTGATGAACTCAACCGTTCATTCTTAATGGCAGATCTCAGCCGTTCAGGAGCCTCGCCACTGAATGGCTGGAATTCGTCGTCCTGCCAATATGTCTCAAAGGTTCCCGTGATCTTACCCCAAAGATACGAGAGCTCGTATTGGCTAACCTTGGTTGTCCATTCGAGTCCCTCTGAAAGGGCGGCATTTGAAAGGTTCGCTGAACCTACGTAAGCACTGCCGAAATCGGTATCTCGATGAAAGAGATAAGCCTTGGCATGCAAACGGGTTCGTTTCGTATCATAGCTGACACGAATCTCAGTGTTGGGGAGGTCGCTTAATGCTTCTATTGCCTTTGGATCGGTAGCTCCCATGTAACTAGTGGTAATAACCCGAATGCGGGGACGATCAGGGTGAGGGCTTGAAGCCAATTCTTTTAAGTCATCCAGAATGACACGGAGTCCACTCCATTTCACAAAGGAACAAAGAATATCAACAGAGTCTGCGGTTGATATCTCTTTTTTTAATTGGCTTCCCAAACTGGGGTCCAACCGAGTCCCTGTCAAAAGTGCAGAGCGAGATAAGGGAGTATCAGGGCGATTATCAGGAGTTTTAGGCTCGGTATGATGAATTGCCAGCAGTCGTTCGAGCGGAGTCGCGATACGTAATCGATTTTCCCAATCTCGTCCTAGCTCTTCTGCAAGCAAATTGAGAATACGATCAACCAATCGTTTTTGTTTCTCAGCTGCTTCCTTACCTCTAAATCCAGCAATCCCAGTTGCTAAAACATGTTCCAGGTATTGAGCAATCGCAGTATGGGCATCTTCCGCATCAACATTACCTATCGTAGCGTAGAGACGAGGGTCAGCGATTGTCTTTAGCTGCTCCTTTAATTCTTCAGTGAGAAGTTGTTCATAGAGTCCTGGCTGGAAGCTGTCTGTCATTCTGGTTCCTGATCTCAAGTCATCGTGGTGCCTGCCTCAATGGTTTCCCTATCACTGTAATCAGAAGTCAAGTGATTGACTACCGGATGGAACAAGTCGATCAACGCATAAAAACAAATAATTGCTGAAGTGATTTATCATTGTTTTTAAGTCAATTTCAACGATAAGATGACAGAATGAATTAAGTCATATAAAATTAAAAGAAAGCCCACCCATGTCTCTCAATCGTCGTGATTTCCTCCACACCTCTCTCTGTTCCCTGGCCGCGGCTTCTGCTGCGGGGACGGCTTCGTTGCAGGCTGCGGAATCGAAGCCGTTGATTGGCTCCATTTCGAAAGAAACGCTCTTTCGCAATCGCGATGGGGCCGGCGTCACCTGGTTTCATCCGCGAGGATGTATGATTCCCGGGGCCGAGGGGAACGCGACGTTTCTGTTGAACCTGCAGGAGATTGGCGGCTCGGATTACTTCGGGCAGGTGCACTGGACCGAATCGACGGATCGGGGCAAGACCTGGAAAGAGCCAGCACCCATTGCCGCACTCGGTCGGGATCCGGTCAAGGAACATCCCGGTCTCAAAGCGGGCGTCTGTGATGTGACGCCGCAGTATCATCCGCAGACCGGAACTGTCCTCGCGTTGGGGCACGTCGTCTTCTATCGCGGTCCCCGCTTCGCCCGTGGCGATCAGCTGGCCCGTTACCCTGTCTACGTCACGCGGGGCAAAGACGGCCAGTGGTCGGAACGCAAGATCCTGCAGTGGGATGATCCCCGTGGTGCCGAGATCTATACCAATAATTGTGGACAGCGACTCGTCATGCCCGACGGCGATATCCTGATGTCCTTCACCTTTGGCGCGGGCAAACAGCCCCGCATGGTGGCCGGCGTGCGCTGTGCCTATGATGGCACGGCACTCAAAATTCGTGAAGTCGGTCCGCCCCTGGAGAACAAAGTCGGCCGGGGCCTGCTCGAACCGTCCATCGCCCGCTTTGATAATCAATACTTCATGACGATTCGTGCCGAAGACGGACACGGCTACGTTGCGGTCAGCCCGGATGGCTTGAATTATCAGCGGAAGACCGCCTGGGCGTTTGACGACGGCACGCCAATCGGCATGTCGACCACGCAACAGCACTGGCTCACTCATTCCGATGGACTGTTCCTGGTCTACACTCGTAAAGATGAGACGAATAAAAACATCATCCGCTGGCGATCTCCACTCTGGTTGGCTCAGGTCGATCCGGAAAAACTCTGCCTGATCCGCGACACCGAACGTGTCGCCCTGCCGCTCGTCGGGGATGGCGTGGACGATCCCAACAATGTTGCGCTGATGGGGAACTTCGATGTCACCAACATCAGCCCGGACGAATCGTGTGTGACCGTCGGTGAATGGATGCCGCGGAACAAGGCCAAAGGCGATCTGCTGCTGGGACGCATCCAATGGAATCAGCCCAACCGCAGCGTCCCGGACTTTGTCAGTTAAGACTGACCTGCCGCGGAATCCACCGCAGATAGAGTGCATCCCGTTCCTCCAGCGATTGATAAAGCAGGCTTTCCAGTTCATCCGAAATCCCGGCTGCTTTCGCCAGTTCGACTGTTCCATGGAAAACGAAAATGTCGTTGGGCCCCTGTTCTCCATCCAGTTCAAAACGATCAATGAGAATCTTCAGATCCTCTCGGCTGATCGGTCCCAGATAAGTTGCGATTCCGGCGTCATAGAGATCGAAAATTTCGTCATCGAAGTCATCGAAAATTTCCGGTGGCGAGGTATCGAAAATGCCGGGATGTTCTTTTTTGTTTGATTCATACTATTCTGCTTCTTTGAGCAGAAATCGTTTTCTGGCTCTTCCCTCAGAAATATAACTGATCATCGCGGCTGGAAGTGCAAAAATAACACACACAGCCGAGATTTCAGAATCCCAGATCACCCACAGGAGACAACTGGAGATAAAAACAAGTATCGCAAGTTCTGCGACTAAGGTCGTTTCTCCTCCTGATGTCCACTTCCACGGCTGATAAAATCCGCAGATTCGTCCCAGGATACTATTCACGAGGAACAAAAACACAAAGGTGATCAGGAGAATGGTTAACAGGAGCTTCATTGGAACGGTCTCTTGCAAAATGCACGACGCGAAATGGCATGGATTCAACCATGTGAAGGTCATCATTTATTAGAGAACGTACTTAAAGCGATGTCGGATTGAAAATTTCAACCCGATTTCGTGATCTGCTGAAGAATTGAGCCGTACGTAAATCAGTCAGGTTTCAGTTCCACCCGCCAGATCAGCCGTTGCTGTTTCTGAGTGGTTGCGCGGTTGAACAGATCCAGTTCTGTTTTTCCTGTGCGGGAGATCGGGACACCTGCGACCGATGGAACGTCGGCGACAGGTACACGGGGCACCGTCAATGACTCTTTCGCCGAATCATCAATCCACAGTTTGGCGGCTGACTGGCTCTCTTCTTTCTCATTGTTAGCTAGCTGCAGTTGCAGATGATGCTGACCGGCAGACAGTTCCCGGGTGAAATGCTCTGTCTCGACCGGCTTCTCCCCGGATTCATCCACGGAGAACAGCCTCAGTCTGGCAGTACGACCTTTCGGGATGACGCAATTCCAGGCATGCCAGTTTTTATAGTCGCGACGACCACCGGCCACAATCAGTTCGCCGGGTTCCACCTCAAGCGGTTTGAACTGATGCGAGTTCTGGAGATCAACCTTGTAGAGAGGTTTCTTGCCTACACTTTCCTGAGCTGGAGCGATGAACTGATCGCGAACACCATCCCAGAACAGTTTCCGTGGCGCCAGGGTACCATTGGGCAACACGCCGCAGACAAGATGTTCCAGATCTTTCCCATTAAATTTCAAATCGAGATAACCAAATTCTGCCAGTGGTTTTGAGGGTCCGGGTTTGCCACTCCAGCCGGTTGCATTCGCATAGCCATAAAAGGTAAGTGCCGGTTTGTCTTCCTGACCGAGTTGGTACCAGCGCTGGATATATTCAAACGGACCATTGATCTCGAACGCTGAGGTAGAGACAAAATAATCATCGGTCCCTCCCAGATTATTCATCATCGCATGCGAGTAATTACCTTTGGATGAAGCCCAGCCTCCGATCATCCGCACCAGCGAGCCATCACTGGTTTTAAAGATGAAGGCGGCCATGGGGGGAGAACGCAGTCGTGGTTTGGTGTCCCAGCTGGCATCCTTGGGGCGGACATCACAGAGGACCGCGACCCTCCAACCCTCATCAGTTGGAACGACCAGAACCGGTGAGCGTTCCGATTTTTTCTTGTCAAAATCAGTGGCCAGATTCCAGTCTCCCCGGAACCGAAGTGGGGTGGCCGCCTTGAAGTCATTGACCTGTAGCAGACGATTAAGGATCACCAGCGATGGTTTCTTGATGAGCTGCTTGAGTAATCCTTGTGGGGAGTTGCTCAACAGTTCTGAAGACTGCAGGTAGTCGACTGCAACATCATAGAACGCGTATTTCTCTTTTGGCTTTTCATCCGAGACGGTCAGCACCACTACCCGTCCGTCGGCTTCGCGGGGAATAATCAGACGCTTGCGTTGCACATACGCGTCCTGTCCCTTCTGTTCGATGCGTCCCTGAATCGTAATCCGCAGACGGGATACCGCTTCCCCGTTCACTTCCAGGGGAACACGTAACTGAACGTTGCCGTCCTTGTCCGATTCCCCTGTTGCCAGAGGGCCAAACCGCTGTGAAGCCCAGAGTTGCCAGTCGTCGGGGGCATTTTCAAAAGCAATCTCGCTGACGGTAATTTTGATATCGGGTACCGGTTCCGCCTGACGATTGACAACCATTATTTTTCGAGGCGAACTGGGTACATACTTTTCCATGGTAATCGTTCGCCGCAGTGACTGACCTCCTGCCAGGTCAATCAGCGCATAGCGCGCAGGATCGTCGAGGGAAGAGGTTGGATAGACGGGCATCTGATAACCGTCGGCACTGACTCGATACGACTCCCGATCGTCGGCGGGCAGATTCCGGACCCGGGCGATTCCCTCTGCATCGGTTTTGACGCGCAGAAAGGTCTCCTGTGCCCATTGATAGCGCTGCTTGTTTTCATCCTTGCTGCGACTGACGATCTGGTTGGCCATCGTCAGAGACTCGGTAGCGGGAATGAACAGCTCCCCACCGAAAAATAATCCATTGGGATTAAATTTGACCTCGGCCCCTTCAATTGGCTGCCCGATGGGATCGACGACTTTCACATCCAGCGAAGTAGTTGGCGTGCAGGGAAGTTCCACTTCTGTCTTAAACAGTCCCGGCGTGAGCGGAAACAGGTGTGGCCAGAACGCATCGTGCC is a window from the Gimesia benthica genome containing:
- a CDS encoding sialidase family protein; this translates as MSLNRRDFLHTSLCSLAAASAAGTASLQAAESKPLIGSISKETLFRNRDGAGVTWFHPRGCMIPGAEGNATFLLNLQEIGGSDYFGQVHWTESTDRGKTWKEPAPIAALGRDPVKEHPGLKAGVCDVTPQYHPQTGTVLALGHVVFYRGPRFARGDQLARYPVYVTRGKDGQWSERKILQWDDPRGAEIYTNNCGQRLVMPDGDILMSFTFGAGKQPRMVAGVRCAYDGTALKIREVGPPLENKVGRGLLEPSIARFDNQYFMTIRAEDGHGYVAVSPDGLNYQRKTAWAFDDGTPIGMSTTQQHWLTHSDGLFLVYTRKDETNKNIIRWRSPLWLAQVDPEKLCLIRDTERVALPLVGDGVDDPNNVALMGNFDVTNISPDESCVTVGEWMPRNKAKGDLLLGRIQWNQPNRSVPDFVS
- a CDS encoding class II glutamine amidotransferase domain-containing protein, encoding MCGIVGFLARRDADRERLGQLVTPMLECMATRGPDSAGLALFHRPLPASRRFALSTRDRKFDWQALAESCQQELGLPAPVAALENHASLVSELQPEIFKPWLNSTFPEVHLLSTGHAIEIFKDEGHPEEIARRFHFTEMVGTHVVGHTRMATESAVSPAHAHPFTAGEDFCLVHNGSLSNPYSVRRKLESLGIAFETDNDTEAGCRFLEWRMREGDTLETAIEVAQAELDGFYTFLMATADKLVLVRDAFACKPAVVAETDDYVAVSSEFRSLAHLPDIKHAHVYEPAPEQIYSWSV
- a CDS encoding DEAD/DEAH box helicase, translated to MTDSFQPGLYEQLLTEELKEQLKTIADPRLYATIGNVDAEDAHTAIAQYLEHVLATGIAGFRGKEAAEKQKRLVDRILNLLAEELGRDWENRLRIATPLERLLAIHHTEPKTPDNRPDTPLSRSALLTGTRLDPSLGSQLKKEISTADSVDILCSFVKWSGLRVILDDLKELASSPHPDRPRIRVITTSYMGATDPKAIEALSDLPNTEIRVSYDTKRTRLHAKAYLFHRDTDFGSAYVGSANLSNAALSEGLEWTTKVSQYELSYLWGKITGTFETYWQDDEFQPFSGEAPERLRSAIKNERLSSSDPSMLPTFHIRPYPFQDEILDILAAEREVQKKNTHLVVAATGTGKTMIAAFDYARICKDEDRQPSLLFIVHREEILKQALASFRGVLRDQNFGDLLVGGRDPSQQQHLFCSIQSYNSRELWKSPTDEYEYIVVDEFHHAAAPSYQRLLDHVRPNILLGLTATPERADQLDVLKWFGGRTSAEIRLPDAINRKLLCPFQYFGVSDSENLDDLNWQRGGYAIDDLDHIYTGNDRRAQLILEKTHEILLNPLDSRGLGFCVSKAHAEFMARFFNEHGVPATALTADSADDQRNQVQAQLRSREINFIFVVDLYNEGVDIPEVDTILFLRPTESLTIFLQQFGRGMRLHDEKDCLTILDFIGAQRREFQFASRFRALSTKPELRLDREIEHGFPHLPSGCVVQLERVAQQRVLDNIRDSLRLNKLTIIIRIKELGRILERSPLLHEALDYLHTNLDELLKRGLWSRLLAEAGLIEPIFDSDETQLAKGLRRLIHVDCATQIEYWTKHIQSGLMPYSKEEKQALEMLYVTLWGKEGLGWNIEESHNRLLDNVSAKQDLVSILDYCFQKAPSHYAGRIPEVSGPLTIHAQYTRDEILVGLGHWSLAHRPDHREGILHLKDKKIDAFFVTLQKTEEEYSPTTMYEDYLISHELFHWQSQSNTSSGSPTGQRYINHKKQGYTPLLFVREVKKLSSGLASPYYYLGPCDYVSHTGDRPMSIIWRLQHSVPARLYRQMARQAVG
- a CDS encoding GltB/FmdC/FwdC-like GXGXG domain-containing protein, translating into MVSLKQLDLTDLSVRQVNEYLHGELLEECPARVEILNPDGLHSIAAGLDKEVEIDILGHAGYFIAGMNQRARVTIHGNVGWSVAENMMSGVVRVKGHASECAGASGHGGLLVIEGDASSRCGISLKGTEIVVGGSVGHFSAFMAQAGTLVVCGDAGPNLGDSLYEATIYVRGSIHSLGADAREEEMQADDFEKVAELLSRAEMNYDAREFKRVSSARSLYHWNADAHQEY